In Pseudoalteromonas nigrifaciens, the sequence TACGTAATTTCTTACCATCTTCAATCTTGAAACCTACACGATCTGCTTTACTCGTTTCCGAGTTGTAGATCGCAACGTTTGATACGTCGATAGACGCTTCTTTCTCAACAATACCGCCAGGCTGGTTCAATTGTGGAACCGGCTTTTGGTGCTTTTTGATCAAGTTTATGCCTTCGACAAATAATCTTCCAGATTCAGTAACAACTGAAAGCACTTTTCCGCGCTTACCTTTGTCTTTACCTGCTAGAACGATTACTTCGTCATCACGACGGATTTTTGCTGCCATGATAGACTCCTTACAGTACTTCTGGGGCTAGTGAAACGATTTTCATGAACTTATCATTACGAAGTTCACGAGTCACAGGGCCGAAGATACGAGTACCAATAGGCTGCAAGTTATCATTTAAGATAACAGCTGCATTGCTATCGAAACGGATCAAAGAACCGTCTGGACGACGAACGCCTTTTTTGGTGCGCACAACTACCGCGTTTTTAACATCACCTTTCTTCACTTTACCGCGAGGAATAGCTTCTTTTACAGAAACTTTAATGAT encodes:
- the rplN gene encoding 50S ribosomal protein L14; this translates as MIQMQTQLEVADNSGARKVQCIKVLGGSHRRYAAIGDIIKVSVKEAIPRGKVKKGDVKNAVVVRTKKGVRRPDGSLIRFDSNAAVILNDNLQPIGTRIFGPVTRELRNDKFMKIVSLAPEVL
- the rplX gene encoding 50S ribosomal protein L24; the protein is MAAKIRRDDEVIVLAGKDKGKRGKVLSVVTESGRLFVEGINLIKKHQKPVPQLNQPGGIVEKEASIDVSNVAIYNSETSKADRVGFKIEDGKKLRIFKSTGKTI